The following are from one region of the Arthrobacter sp. TMP15 genome:
- a CDS encoding NUDIX hydrolase, translating into MDTAQQLAPLEDACTIVLLRDGAAGLETLMLERPGNSRSFGGAWVFPGGKVDPGDRVNPAGEQLDEFAAAQAAGLRELAEETGQQLSPKELVWLSQWTPMQRIPRRFRTWFMLGAATTDQVVLNPEEHERSSWLPAREALALHTAGKMILVPPTWVTLHNLLGLESTEQAVEQSRKATPFIYNTHLLTPSNGEAASTLAGFGAGAAAGVLWDGDEEYPESKAPAGARHRLTMTDLPWVFTHAHGTS; encoded by the coding sequence ATGGATACTGCTCAACAGCTTGCCCCGCTGGAAGATGCCTGCACAATTGTTCTGCTCCGTGACGGTGCAGCAGGGCTGGAGACACTCATGCTGGAACGGCCAGGCAACAGCCGATCCTTTGGCGGCGCATGGGTATTTCCTGGCGGCAAGGTCGATCCCGGCGATAGGGTTAACCCTGCCGGTGAGCAACTTGATGAATTTGCTGCGGCGCAGGCTGCGGGTTTGCGAGAGCTGGCCGAAGAAACTGGCCAACAGCTGTCCCCAAAAGAACTTGTATGGCTATCGCAATGGACACCCATGCAACGAATTCCGCGCCGGTTCCGAACCTGGTTCATGTTAGGTGCGGCAACCACGGACCAGGTAGTGCTTAACCCCGAAGAGCATGAACGCAGCTCATGGCTACCTGCACGTGAGGCACTTGCTCTTCATACCGCCGGGAAGATGATCCTGGTGCCACCAACCTGGGTGACACTGCACAATCTCCTAGGGCTGGAGTCCACGGAACAAGCGGTGGAGCAAAGTCGAAAGGCTACACCTTTCATCTACAACACCCACCTTTTGACGCCGTCAAACGGTGAAGCAGCCAGTACTTTGGCCGGGTTTGGTGCAGGAGCTGCTGCCGGTGTGCTCTGGGACGGAGATGAGGAATACCCTGAATCCAAGGCTCCTGCTGGAGCACGGCACAGGCTCACGATGACTGATCTGCCCTGGGTTTTCACTCACGCACATGGCACAAGTTAG
- a CDS encoding carboxyltransferase domain-containing protein, with protein sequence MTHSFLLRPAGDCAVLVECADLAEVMGLQAALRSPTAPKIEEVIAAAQTVFISCDSPRMLSKLRMWLKNVQLPEHAPASGTLHILNTVYDGADLTEVARLASMSVEALIAWHSGQNWLAAFGGFAAGFMYLTPSGEGLSVARRASPRTSVPAGSVALGGQFCAVYPGPSPGGWQLLGHSDVLLWDVSLPQPALLMPSDTVRFKTMRETIRGSATAPVTGSSLMPAGSLMPAGTPAKKNVEGATGKNISSGDVPPAEGLMVLASGMLTTLQDLGRPGLAHQGVSGSGALDRAALRRVNRMVGNTDMSGSGCAGLETVMAGLRIKAMGSHVVAVTAGAIELQMQSVVGSVRAAPLDTPFVLRDGETLEFRPCLGAAGFRGYLGVRGGLAVPAVLGSRSTDLLSGLGPAPLRAGAFLPVVQPFRGGIVGFPEPGPKPTQVLTVFRYLPGPRSGWFTPESRTKFEQQTWHLSAQSNRIGLRLSGSPLVRTMAAMTAELPSEGMPTGAIQVPPSGLPVLFLADHPVTGGYPVLGVVPREQLDRAAQLPPGAKIRFVSSEYTQQ encoded by the coding sequence ATGACCCACTCTTTTTTGCTCCGTCCGGCAGGGGACTGCGCTGTTTTGGTGGAATGTGCGGACCTTGCGGAGGTCATGGGTTTGCAGGCTGCGCTACGCTCCCCCACCGCACCCAAGATTGAGGAGGTGATTGCCGCAGCCCAAACCGTGTTCATTAGTTGCGACTCGCCCAGGATGCTCAGCAAGCTGCGGATGTGGCTAAAAAACGTGCAGCTTCCAGAACATGCCCCGGCGTCGGGAACCTTGCATATCCTCAATACCGTGTACGACGGCGCCGACCTCACCGAAGTGGCCCGGCTGGCCAGCATGAGTGTTGAGGCGTTGATCGCTTGGCATAGCGGCCAGAACTGGTTGGCTGCTTTTGGGGGTTTCGCGGCAGGTTTCATGTACCTCACACCGTCGGGCGAAGGGTTATCCGTTGCCAGACGTGCCAGTCCACGCACCTCTGTACCAGCTGGCTCTGTGGCTTTAGGTGGGCAGTTCTGTGCCGTTTATCCCGGCCCATCCCCCGGTGGATGGCAGTTATTGGGCCATAGCGATGTACTCCTGTGGGACGTTTCCCTACCGCAACCGGCACTGCTGATGCCCTCGGATACTGTTCGCTTTAAGACGATGCGGGAGACAATACGTGGCAGTGCCACCGCACCGGTAACTGGCAGTTCCCTGATGCCTGCCGGTTCCCTGATGCCTGCGGGCACTCCCGCTAAGAAGAATGTTGAGGGCGCAACCGGCAAAAATATCTCCTCCGGCGACGTGCCTCCTGCCGAGGGACTGATGGTGCTTGCGTCAGGAATGCTAACAACTTTGCAGGACTTGGGCCGTCCGGGCCTGGCTCACCAAGGTGTTAGTGGATCCGGCGCACTGGACCGGGCGGCTCTCCGCCGGGTTAACAGGATGGTGGGTAATACTGACATGTCCGGTTCCGGCTGCGCTGGCTTGGAAACCGTAATGGCCGGGTTGCGCATCAAAGCTATGGGAAGTCATGTTGTGGCTGTCACCGCTGGTGCCATCGAGTTGCAGATGCAATCTGTAGTTGGTTCCGTACGCGCTGCTCCGCTTGATACGCCGTTTGTGCTCAGAGACGGGGAGACTTTGGAGTTTCGTCCTTGTCTAGGGGCAGCAGGATTTCGTGGCTATCTGGGTGTGCGCGGGGGACTTGCCGTACCTGCCGTTCTGGGAAGTCGGTCCACCGATCTGCTGTCAGGGCTAGGACCGGCTCCTCTTCGCGCCGGAGCGTTTCTCCCCGTGGTCCAGCCTTTTAGAGGTGGCATAGTTGGATTTCCCGAGCCGGGCCCGAAGCCCACGCAGGTTCTTACAGTGTTCCGGTATCTTCCCGGACCACGCAGTGGCTGGTTCACGCCTGAATCAAGAACAAAATTTGAGCAGCAGACGTGGCACCTCTCGGCTCAGTCCAATAGGATTGGCCTACGTTTGAGCGGAAGCCCATTAGTGCGCACCATGGCGGCCATGACGGCTGAGCTACCCAGCGAAGGCATGCCGACAGGCGCAATCCAAGTGCCGCCGTCGGGCCTTCCCGTGCTGTTCTTGGCCGACCACCCTGTGACCGGAGGCTACCCGGTGCTAGGCGTGGTCCCGCGCGAACAACTGGATCGGGCCGCGCAGCTGCCGCCCGGGGCGAAAATCCGCTTCGTCAGCAGTGAGTACACACAGCAGTGA
- a CDS encoding MarR family transcriptional regulator: MKSSQPHAQLLAKMREFTIESDRYVDKAASLHGLHRTDLNALGLLVRPRRQQELMTPGKLGEALNLSSPATTALVDRLERSGHVTRCRSESDRRQVDLTMTDTARSVGRELFMPLAAQLGLALSNYSPAELAVVERFLEDMTAATAAAATNLLPPAPEESSQIPGALSTPAAAVAAEVLKT, from the coding sequence ATGAAGTCTTCACAGCCGCATGCTCAACTTCTCGCAAAAATGCGGGAGTTCACGATTGAGTCTGACCGCTACGTCGACAAGGCGGCATCCTTACATGGGCTCCACCGGACGGATCTTAACGCATTGGGGTTGCTGGTCAGGCCCCGCCGCCAGCAAGAACTGATGACACCTGGCAAACTCGGTGAGGCTCTCAACCTCAGCTCACCAGCAACTACTGCGCTAGTTGACAGACTTGAGCGTTCCGGTCACGTCACCCGCTGCCGTAGCGAAAGCGACAGACGCCAAGTTGACCTCACCATGACTGACACCGCACGTAGCGTCGGTAGAGAGCTGTTTATGCCACTGGCAGCCCAGCTTGGGTTGGCGCTGAGCAACTATTCGCCGGCCGAGCTGGCCGTGGTTGAACGTTTCTTAGAAGATATGACAGCGGCAACTGCAGCAGCTGCAACGAACCTCCTTCCGCCAGCACCGGAAGAGAGTTCGCAGATCCCAGGAGCCCTCAGCACACCAGCCGCCGCAGTGGCCGCAGAAGTGTTAAAAACTTAA
- a CDS encoding penicillin-binding transpeptidase domain-containing protein, giving the protein MIRRVTVLLLAISLALGGAACSAPDDGSSTAEALAKALSDHTVGDLSFDKPGPQVQKELTELAESIDPSWPTVSVSAVEVQGESARVSLNYSWKLPKVEKPWTYATGADMKRDGNGWTIAWSPEMVEPKLAAGYRFKVSTNYGIRAGILSADGEAIVKDRPVRSVGINKEGLDHSEAEASANQLAGLLGIDGAAYTAKVKAYGPIAFVDAITLREEAFKALDQEKFNAIKGILATESTMPLAPSRSFASAILGTVREATAEDIKKSKGKVVAGEFVGAGGLQAAFDAQLAGNPGVMVSAIPSAAPSDAPTDPAATDPAPTDSTATDAAALDDAGTAPTDPTSPPKILFTVAPTNGKDVKTTLVSGLQNAAEESLANVKTPSSIVVMRPSTGAILASANGPDSQGYNTAFLGQYAPGSTFKIATSLGLFRQGMDPSSKVSCTPEFIADGKKFLNAPGYAPDALGEVSLTTAVAHSCNTAFVSQFQNLPQEKLSDAAGALGVGMTNDLGLPAFAGNVPRDSAGTEHAASMIGQGKVQVSPLMMAAMMSSVVKGAAVFPVLIEGHDGKSKAAEGAALTQKEAIDLRTMMRAVVTEGYLGMLGDLPGAEAIGKTGTAEYGTDNPPRTHSWVIAAQGDIAVAVFVEDGDLGAVTGGPLARSILLAAAG; this is encoded by the coding sequence ATGATTCGTCGCGTCACAGTTTTGCTGCTTGCTATCAGCCTTGCTCTGGGTGGTGCAGCCTGTTCCGCCCCTGATGACGGAAGCTCAACCGCTGAAGCCCTGGCGAAGGCCCTATCGGACCATACGGTCGGAGATCTCAGCTTCGACAAACCTGGCCCGCAAGTTCAAAAGGAGCTGACCGAGCTCGCTGAATCTATTGATCCGTCGTGGCCCACGGTCAGCGTTAGTGCCGTAGAGGTCCAGGGCGAAAGCGCCCGAGTCTCTCTGAATTACTCCTGGAAATTACCCAAAGTAGAGAAACCCTGGACCTACGCCACGGGTGCCGACATGAAACGTGACGGTAATGGCTGGACTATCGCGTGGTCTCCAGAAATGGTTGAACCTAAATTGGCGGCAGGTTATCGCTTTAAAGTGAGCACCAACTACGGCATCCGTGCGGGGATCCTCTCAGCTGATGGTGAGGCGATTGTCAAGGACCGGCCCGTGCGAAGTGTCGGCATCAACAAAGAGGGGTTGGATCATTCTGAAGCTGAAGCATCGGCCAACCAGCTGGCCGGGCTTCTCGGTATTGACGGGGCCGCCTACACCGCCAAGGTCAAGGCCTACGGACCCATAGCGTTTGTCGACGCCATCACCTTGCGCGAGGAGGCATTTAAGGCGTTGGACCAGGAAAAATTCAACGCAATCAAGGGTATCCTCGCCACCGAATCAACCATGCCGCTTGCGCCCTCACGCAGTTTTGCATCGGCCATCCTTGGCACTGTCCGTGAGGCCACGGCTGAAGATATCAAGAAATCTAAGGGCAAGGTTGTCGCCGGAGAATTTGTCGGGGCCGGCGGATTACAGGCCGCCTTCGACGCGCAGCTTGCAGGAAATCCTGGAGTAATGGTTTCGGCCATTCCCTCAGCAGCTCCCAGCGATGCACCCACTGATCCTGCTGCCACAGATCCGGCTCCCACAGATTCCACTGCGACTGACGCTGCTGCCCTGGACGACGCCGGGACGGCACCCACCGATCCCACCTCACCACCGAAAATCCTCTTCACAGTTGCGCCGACTAACGGTAAAGATGTCAAAACCACTTTGGTCTCGGGGCTGCAGAACGCGGCCGAGGAGTCACTGGCAAACGTAAAGACGCCCAGCTCGATCGTGGTCATGCGTCCGTCAACAGGAGCAATTTTGGCCTCAGCGAATGGCCCGGACAGTCAGGGATACAACACGGCGTTCCTTGGCCAATATGCGCCAGGGTCCACTTTCAAAATTGCCACGTCATTGGGATTGTTTCGACAGGGGATGGACCCGAGTTCGAAAGTAAGCTGCACACCTGAGTTTATTGCCGATGGGAAGAAGTTCCTCAATGCCCCTGGTTATGCGCCCGATGCGCTAGGCGAAGTGTCCTTGACAACCGCCGTCGCTCATTCCTGCAACACAGCTTTTGTCTCCCAATTTCAGAACCTTCCCCAAGAGAAGCTATCGGATGCTGCTGGGGCCTTGGGAGTTGGCATGACCAATGACCTGGGCCTGCCAGCATTCGCCGGCAATGTGCCGCGCGACTCAGCCGGAACCGAACACGCCGCCTCAATGATTGGTCAGGGCAAGGTACAGGTCTCACCTCTGATGATGGCTGCGATGATGTCCTCTGTGGTCAAGGGTGCTGCTGTTTTTCCCGTGCTGATAGAAGGCCATGACGGCAAATCGAAGGCCGCTGAAGGTGCGGCATTGACGCAGAAGGAAGCCATAGACCTGCGCACAATGATGCGTGCCGTTGTTACTGAGGGCTACCTAGGCATGTTGGGGGACCTGCCTGGCGCTGAGGCGATTGGTAAAACGGGGACGGCAGAATATGGCACGGATAATCCTCCGCGTACACACTCATGGGTGATTGCTGCCCAAGGCGATATTGCCGTGGCCGTATTCGTTGAAGACGGTGACTTGGGTGCCGTTACAGGGGGGCCCTTGGCGAGGTCCATATTGTTGGCTGCCGCTGGCTGA
- a CDS encoding malate dehydrogenase, protein MNAHDPAPVTVTVTGAAGQIGYALLFRIASGAMLGPNVPIKLNLLEIPQAVQAAEGTVLELMDCAFPLLAGVDVFDDPYKAFDGANLAMLVGSRPRGPGMERADLLSANGGIFSVQGKALNAGAASDLKVVVVGNPANTNALIASSHAQDIPASRFTAMTRLDHDRALAQLAAKTGTGIAAIKRVTIWGNHSATQYPDLSHATVSGKPATSFLEQSWIVDEFIPRVAKRGAEVIAVRGGSSAASAANAAIEHMRLWVQGTPEGDWTSMAVPSDGSYGVPKGLVSSFPVTTHDGEITIVPNLAISDFSRTRIDASIAELESERDAVSGLGLL, encoded by the coding sequence ATGAACGCACATGATCCCGCTCCCGTCACAGTCACTGTCACCGGAGCCGCAGGCCAGATAGGTTACGCCCTCTTGTTCCGGATTGCCTCCGGAGCCATGCTGGGCCCTAACGTTCCCATTAAATTGAATCTTCTGGAGATCCCGCAGGCGGTGCAGGCCGCGGAAGGCACAGTCCTTGAACTCATGGACTGTGCCTTCCCGCTCTTGGCCGGTGTGGACGTTTTTGACGATCCGTACAAGGCGTTCGACGGCGCGAATCTCGCCATGTTGGTTGGTTCCCGTCCTCGCGGGCCGGGTATGGAGCGCGCTGATCTCCTCAGCGCTAATGGCGGTATTTTCTCCGTGCAGGGCAAGGCCCTGAATGCTGGAGCGGCATCAGATTTGAAGGTGGTTGTTGTGGGTAACCCCGCCAATACCAATGCGCTGATCGCCTCCTCCCACGCTCAGGACATTCCGGCCTCCCGTTTCACAGCTATGACACGTCTGGACCATGACCGGGCGCTGGCACAGCTTGCTGCGAAAACCGGCACGGGTATTGCTGCAATTAAGCGGGTGACCATTTGGGGCAACCATTCGGCCACCCAGTACCCCGACCTCAGCCATGCAACAGTTTCCGGGAAACCAGCCACTAGTTTCCTGGAGCAGTCGTGGATTGTGGATGAATTCATACCCCGTGTAGCAAAGCGGGGCGCGGAGGTCATCGCGGTCCGTGGCGGCTCCTCAGCTGCTTCGGCTGCCAACGCCGCCATAGAGCACATGCGCCTGTGGGTGCAGGGCACACCCGAAGGAGATTGGACGAGTATGGCTGTCCCTTCCGACGGGTCTTATGGCGTGCCAAAGGGTTTGGTGAGTTCTTTCCCCGTCACCACGCACGACGGCGAAATCACCATTGTGCCCAACCTCGCCATCAGTGACTTCTCCCGCACCAGAATTGACGCCTCCATAGCCGAACTTGAATCAGAACGGGACGCTGTTTCCGGCCTGGGGTTGCTCTAA
- a CDS encoding 5-oxoprolinase subunit PxpA, with protein MSDTSASRQTTIASSLRLDLNADIGEAFGPWGLGNDAAIMANVSSVNIACGFHAGDPRSMRRSCASAAVAGVSIGAHPGYRDLAGFGRRFMEMDPDELTQELVYQIGALQAIARAEGAAVRYVKPHGALYNAIVHHAEQAQAVVTAVQETDPTLALLVAPKSHVQRLGLAAGLKVLTEAFADRAYNPDGTLVSRTHPAAVHHSLDVVVAQSLDLALHQEVTAIDGSRIKVTAQSLCLHGDTPGAVAMAAAVHEALVGAGVRISSFL; from the coding sequence ATGAGCGATACTTCAGCGTCCAGACAAACCACTATTGCGTCTTCGCTACGGTTGGATCTCAACGCAGACATCGGTGAGGCTTTTGGCCCTTGGGGCCTTGGCAATGACGCAGCCATCATGGCCAATGTCTCCAGTGTGAACATCGCCTGTGGTTTTCATGCCGGCGACCCGCGCTCCATGCGCCGCAGTTGCGCATCTGCGGCGGTCGCCGGTGTGTCGATTGGGGCGCACCCGGGTTACCGTGACTTGGCTGGTTTTGGCAGGCGCTTCATGGAGATGGATCCGGATGAGCTAACCCAGGAGCTTGTTTACCAAATCGGGGCGCTGCAAGCCATTGCACGGGCCGAAGGTGCCGCCGTGCGCTACGTCAAGCCTCATGGGGCTTTGTATAACGCCATCGTTCATCACGCGGAGCAGGCCCAGGCGGTGGTTACGGCCGTGCAGGAAACGGACCCAACTCTGGCGTTGTTGGTGGCGCCGAAATCGCACGTGCAGCGGTTGGGTCTGGCCGCCGGCCTGAAAGTTCTCACGGAAGCTTTTGCGGACCGTGCCTACAATCCGGATGGCACGCTGGTATCGCGAACGCATCCGGCGGCAGTCCATCACAGCCTTGATGTTGTGGTGGCCCAAAGCCTAGACCTCGCGTTGCATCAGGAAGTCACCGCGATTGACGGCTCCCGCATCAAAGTGACCGCCCAGAGCTTGTGCCTGCACGGAGATACTCCCGGCGCTGTTGCCATGGCCGCTGCTGTGCATGAGGCACTGGTGGGCGCCGGAGTGAGAATCAGCAGTTTCCTCTAG
- a CDS encoding hemerythrin domain-containing protein, with translation MTLGQALENEHREIDGGIESFVAAMDSRGPTSPTSLLTAFSGLRRHIYLEETFLFPPLKAAGLMGPLFVMLREHGQLWNQMGTIESLLSTEAQKGGEVQKATQGQKVTLRSACAALLQLLDAHNSKEETIIYAQADEILDSAAGSELLSFLEKRTMPHGWVCGVS, from the coding sequence ATGACATTAGGCCAGGCGCTGGAGAATGAACACCGTGAAATTGACGGTGGGATAGAGTCCTTCGTGGCCGCGATGGACTCCAGGGGACCCACCTCACCGACCTCGCTGCTAACGGCATTTTCGGGTCTACGCAGGCATATCTACTTGGAGGAAACTTTCTTGTTTCCACCTCTAAAGGCCGCCGGCCTCATGGGTCCACTGTTCGTGATGCTCCGCGAGCACGGCCAGCTGTGGAATCAAATGGGGACTATTGAGTCCCTACTGAGCACCGAGGCTCAGAAAGGCGGTGAGGTTCAGAAAGCCACGCAGGGCCAGAAAGTCACGCTACGCAGTGCCTGCGCGGCGTTACTCCAGCTGCTCGACGCCCACAATTCCAAGGAAGAGACCATCATTTATGCGCAAGCGGATGAAATTCTTGACTCTGCCGCCGGCAGTGAACTCCTTAGCTTCTTGGAGAAGAGGACCATGCCACATGGCTGGGTTTGCGGCGTCAGCTAA